From the Helicobacter pylori genome, one window contains:
- the mscS gene encoding small-conductance mechanosensitive channel MscS, with protein sequence MDEIKTLLVDFFPQAKHFGIILIKAIVVFCIGFYFSFFLRNKAMKLLSKKDEILANFVAQVTFILILIITTIIALSTLGVQTTSIITVLGTVGIAVALALKDYLSSIAGGIILIILHPFKKGDIIEISGLEGKVEALNFFNTSLRLHDGRLAVLPNRSVANSNIINSNNTACRRIEWVCGVGYGSDIELVHKTIKDVIDGMEKIDKNMPTFIGITDFGQSSLNFTIRVWAKIEDGIFNVRSELIERIKNALDANRIEIPFNKLDISINKQDSSK encoded by the coding sequence ATGGATGAAATTAAAACGCTGTTAGTGGATTTTTTCCCGCAGGCAAAGCATTTTGGGATAATCTTAATCAAGGCTATTGTTGTCTTTTGTATAGGTTTTTATTTTTCGTTTTTCTTACGGAACAAAGCCATGAAACTCTTATCCAAAAAGGATGAGATTTTGGCGAATTTTGTCGCGCAGGTTACTTTTATCTTAATCCTTATCATCACTACAATCATCGCGCTCAGCACGCTAGGCGTCCAAACCACTTCTATTATCACTGTTTTAGGAACGGTGGGGATCGCGGTGGCGTTGGCTTTAAAAGATTACCTTTCAAGCATTGCTGGAGGGATAATCCTTATTATTTTACACCCTTTCAAAAAAGGAGACATCATTGAAATCTCTGGCCTAGAGGGCAAAGTAGAAGCGCTTAATTTTTTTAACACTTCTTTACGCTTGCATGACGGGCGCTTGGCGGTTTTACCCAATAGAAGTGTCGCTAATTCTAATATTATCAATAGCAATAACACTGCGTGTCGGCGCATTGAATGGGTCTGTGGGGTAGGGTATGGGAGCGATATTGAACTGGTGCATAAGACTATAAAAGATGTTATTGACGGGATGGAAAAAATTGATAAAAACATGCCCACTTTCATTGGAATCACGGATTTTGGACAAAGTTCGCTGAATTTCACTATTAGGGTTTGGGCAAAGATTGAAGACGGGATCTTTAATGTGAGGAGCGAACTCATTGAACGCATCAAAAACGCCCTGGACGCTAATCGTATTGAAATCCCTTTCAACAAGCTAGATATTTCTATCAACAAACAAGACTCTTCTAAGTGA
- a CDS encoding type IV secretion system protein, producing MEKVCVSAWELPKVLEERLKEKYGDDWEKHVKAKAINEEDLEEQVKSKAKEQQKTQREKTLNGFLKKVGLKKRDMLQSTMLFDGVKEADVLFQAERKIGDWIFSSAVFFFALALIEAIIIVCLLPLKEKVPYLVTFSNATQNFAIVQRADKSIRANQALVRQLVASYVNNRENISSIKEQNEIAHKTIRLQSAFEVWDFFEKLVSYEHSIYTNVNLTRKISIINIALISKTQANIEISAQLFHKERLESEKRYRIIMTFEFEPIEIDTKSVPLNPTGFIVTGYDVTEIAILKDLDEKNKVKDDGVKSRIIHTEKKDPHMSQYKDVKEQ from the coding sequence ATGGAAAAAGTTTGCGTGAGCGCATGGGAGTTGCCTAAGGTTTTAGAAGAAAGATTAAAAGAAAAATATGGCGATGATTGGGAAAAACATGTTAAGGCTAAAGCAATAAACGAAGAAGATCTTGAAGAACAAGTCAAATCTAAAGCCAAAGAGCAACAAAAGACACAAAGAGAAAAAACACTCAATGGATTTTTAAAAAAAGTTGGTTTAAAAAAGCGTGATATGTTACAAAGCACTATGTTATTTGATGGAGTCAAAGAAGCTGATGTGCTTTTTCAAGCAGAGCGTAAAATTGGCGATTGGATTTTTAGCAGTGCGGTGTTCTTTTTTGCTCTAGCCCTTATAGAAGCCATTATTATTGTATGCTTATTGCCCTTAAAAGAAAAAGTGCCTTATTTGGTAACCTTTTCAAACGCTACACAAAATTTTGCCATAGTCCAAAGAGCAGACAAGAGCATTCGCGCCAATCAAGCGCTTGTGAGACAATTGGTGGCGTCTTATGTTAATAATAGAGAAAATATTTCAAGTATAAAAGAGCAAAACGAAATAGCTCACAAAACCATTAGGTTGCAAAGCGCATTTGAAGTATGGGATTTTTTTGAAAAACTTGTTTCTTATGAACATAGCATTTACACTAATGTGAATCTAACACGAAAAATTAGCATTATCAATATCGCTTTAATCAGTAAAACCCAAGCCAATATTGAAATATCCGCACAACTTTTTCATAAAGAAAGGTTAGAAAGCGAAAAGCGTTATAGAATAATTATGACCTTTGAATTTGAACCTATTGAAATTGATACAAAATCTGTTCCCTTAAACCCTACAGGCTTTATTGTTACAGGTTATGATGTAACTGAAATTGCGATTTTAAAAGATTTAGATGAGAAAAATAAAGTCAAAGACGATGGTGTGAAATCTAGGATTATCCATACCGAGAAAAAAGACCCTCACATGAGCCAGTATAAAGATGTTAAGGAACAATAA
- a CDS encoding type IV secretion system protein — protein MAAPLLALPFLSNPLVLGALAVIGVGAYLYSNKQDSLVAQADGLYGEILGFFISFSNKILKGIGEPLANVVQPFGMVLGVLLILLYSFKRYQNNDLFEIKTFLMLFVFVGYLSLYHYAFKSDGSSSGNGRSSFAFQNHVTEIFDTPANLLNAGISNVVKEYQTNSAREHKNIDAHHSITNANISFHVRQILMKLNKLYEEFKINNGLSLKTLIAAVLLLVILGLELFLLFKVFCYVFMTYLEKIIYLSLVIFMLPLGFFQQTRGFLVSYVKKIISLTFYMPLLLLLVLFNSFALQYAIKVGGSNEIVSKFGIIVVIGISLTFIQKVPEMINAIFGTQGGLTDAKSFVYQGVQIASAGAGAIAGSLKSAGRSAFGRTLEAYKDAKSTTNSTTANMRDMPGHPGVRVGVETIELPKSHRVSK, from the coding sequence ATGGCCGCTCCACTACTTGCTCTGCCCTTTCTTTCTAACCCTTTAGTGCTTGGTGCTTTAGCTGTCATAGGAGTGGGTGCTTACTTGTATTCCAATAAGCAAGATTCTTTAGTTGCGCAAGCAGATGGGCTTTACGGCGAGATTCTTGGGTTTTTTATTTCGTTTTCTAACAAGATCTTGAAGGGAATTGGCGAGCCTTTAGCCAATGTTGTCCAACCTTTTGGTATGGTCTTAGGAGTGCTTTTGATCCTTTTGTATTCCTTTAAACGCTATCAAAACAATGATTTATTTGAAATCAAAACCTTTTTAATGCTTTTTGTATTTGTGGGATACCTTTCTTTGTATCATTACGCCTTCAAATCTGATGGTTCTAGTAGCGGTAATGGTCGCTCTAGTTTTGCCTTTCAAAATCATGTAACAGAAATTTTTGACACGCCTGCTAACTTGCTAAATGCTGGGATTTCTAATGTGGTTAAGGAATATCAAACAAATAGTGCAAGAGAACACAAGAATATAGACGCACACCACAGTATCACTAACGCTAATATTTCATTCCATGTCAGACAAATTTTAATGAAATTGAATAAACTATATGAAGAGTTCAAAATTAATAATGGACTATCGCTAAAAACCCTTATTGCAGCTGTTTTGTTATTAGTTATTTTAGGATTAGAATTGTTTTTATTGTTCAAAGTTTTCTGTTATGTTTTTATGACTTATTTAGAAAAAATTATTTACTTGTCTTTAGTTATTTTTATGTTACCGCTAGGTTTTTTTCAGCAGACTAGAGGTTTTTTAGTGTCTTATGTGAAAAAGATTATTTCATTGACTTTTTACATGCCTTTATTGTTGCTATTAGTGTTATTCAACTCTTTTGCATTACAATACGCAATCAAAGTGGGAGGAAGCAATGAAATAGTGTCTAAATTTGGCATTATTGTAGTAATAGGAATTTCACTGACATTCATTCAAAAAGTCCCCGAAATGATTAACGCTATCTTTGGCACACAAGGTGGTCTAACGGATGCTAAAAGTTTTGTATATCAGGGCGTGCAAATAGCTAGTGCTGGAGCTGGAGCCATAGCTGGAAGTCTTAAGAGTGCGGGTCGTTCAGCGTTTGGCAGAACGCTAGAAGCTTATAAAGACGCAAAATCTACGACAAACAGCACCACGGCTAACATGAGAGACATGCCAGGACATCCTGGTGTTAGAGTGGGCGTGGAGACGATTGAACTTCCCAAGTCTCATAGAGTTAGCAAATGA
- a CDS encoding CAAX protease, whose protein sequence is MQDLQHFKNDITLILSKDRLDTYDSLEQYKENLKLIAFITPKISNLEIYLRNALDYCLTQIKGSDWVFSEDSLTNLINEQNEKKKEITHSLILSKMSLGAVIKLIFCYKLEGVILDLKRINFKSYYPNNKNALFINNKKNPLSSASKVHIALNLLWTIRNRAYHWENLLKIQPNNRPRITTYFIGLKDNDRAKMPMNISVEPSKIVLFLDDLIKSIGNKDLENLSSL, encoded by the coding sequence ATGCAAGATTTACAACATTTCAAGAATGATATTACGCTCATTCTATCCAAAGACAGATTAGATACTTATGACAGCCTAGAGCAATATAAAGAAAATTTAAAACTCATTGCTTTTATCACGCCTAAAATCTCTAACTTAGAAATTTATTTACGCAACGCTTTAGATTATTGTTTAACCCAAATCAAAGGGAGTGATTGGGTATTTAGTGAAGATTCTTTAACAAATTTAATTAACGAGCAAAACGAAAAGAAAAAAGAAATCACGCATTCTTTGATTTTATCTAAAATGTCTTTAGGGGCAGTGATTAAGCTTATTTTTTGCTATAAATTAGAGGGGGTAATATTAGATTTAAAGCGCATCAATTTCAAATCCTATTACCCCAATAATAAAAATGCATTATTTATCAACAATAAAAAAAATCCATTATCTAGTGCCTCAAAGGTTCATATTGCTTTAAACTTGCTATGGACGATTAGAAATCGCGCGTATCATTGGGAAAACTTACTCAAAATCCAACCAAACAATCGCCCACGCATTACGACTTATTTCATTGGGTTAAAAGACAATGATAGGGCAAAAATGCCTATGAATATCAGTGTAGAACCAAGTAAAATCGTCTTGTTTTTAGATGATTTAATTAAAAGCATTGGGAATAAAGACTTGGAAAATTTAAGCAGTTTGTGA
- a CDS encoding tyrosine-type recombinase/integrase, with protein sequence MLLIRLKSFLDIKSFLHYKLKTMIRIQSVNDLELILKWQDRVLECQSFIALKELNHKLYNQGVRHTIMMQGLFLFFEYFDNRIKLKSLHNLAEEQVIDFLFGLAKNRKPSSMAKYVMVLRQFFDYLDRKRNYSFEFELKNLSFAKKETHLPKHLNKNDFKAFVQALLKYHPKTSFEKRNQCILLLIALGGLRKFEALDLELKNIALENNHYRLLIKGKNNKERYAYIEKEFLQIPLNAWLSDTKRLRSFKGRFVFKKAKNNTTQKTCSLKGFIAKIFKLSNIDVKSYGLGLHLFRHSFATFIYDETQDLVLTSRALGHSSLLSTKIYIHTTQEHNKKVALVLGGLLRNEKSE encoded by the coding sequence ATACTTTTAATAAGATTAAAGAGTTTTTTAGACATTAAGTCATTTTTGCACTATAAGCTTAAAACAATGATACGTATTCAAAGCGTGAATGATTTGGAATTGATCTTAAAATGGCAAGATAGAGTTTTAGAGTGCCAAAGTTTTATCGCATTGAAAGAGCTCAATCACAAACTTTATAATCAAGGCGTTAGGCATACGATTATGATGCAAGGCTTGTTTTTGTTCTTTGAATATTTTGATAATAGGATTAAGCTCAAGTCCTTGCACAATCTAGCAGAAGAACAAGTTATAGACTTCTTATTTGGATTAGCCAAAAACAGGAAGCCAAGCTCTATGGCTAAATATGTGATGGTTTTAAGACAATTCTTTGATTATTTAGACAGAAAAAGAAACTATAGCTTTGAATTTGAACTTAAAAATCTATCGTTTGCCAAGAAAGAAACGCATTTGCCTAAACATTTGAATAAAAATGATTTTAAGGCTTTTGTCCAAGCTCTTCTAAAATACCATCCCAAAACCAGTTTTGAAAAACGCAATCAGTGTATTTTACTGCTTATTGCATTAGGGGGGTTAAGGAAGTTTGAAGCCTTAGATTTGGAGCTAAAAAACATTGCTTTAGAAAATAACCACTACCGCCTTTTAATCAAAGGAAAAAACAACAAAGAGAGATACGCTTATATTGAAAAAGAGTTTTTGCAAATTCCTTTGAATGCATGGCTAAGCGATACTAAACGATTAAGGAGCTTTAAGGGGCGTTTTGTGTTTAAGAAAGCAAAAAATAACACCACACAAAAAACTTGCTCTTTAAAGGGTTTTATCGCTAAAATTTTTAAGCTCTCTAATATTGATGTAAAATCTTATGGATTAGGTTTGCATCTTTTTAGGCATAGTTTTGCCACTTTTATTTATGATGAAACACAGGATTTGGTTTTAACTTCAAGAGCGTTAGGGCATAGTTCTTTGCTTTCTACTAAAATCTATATCCATACCACTCAAGAACACAATAAAAAAGTGGCTCTTGTGTTAGGGGGGTTATTAAGAAATGAAAAAAGCGAGTAG
- a CDS encoding RNA-guided endonuclease InsQ/TnpB family protein → MTLTERHIIRPTHPIFKRIKDFCHLSKNLYNYANFILREHYFAGFKLPTAYDLINRFVKESQRDYKALPAQSAQQVLMLLSQNWKSYLKALKAYKLKPSSFLARPKIPKFKPKDGVSIGVLTNQQTSFTKGRMTKIKFPKKANLKRLITKINPQTSRLKQVRLIPKTTCFIVEVVYEQTTHKLPQTHGIGIMGIDLGLNNFVTAIDNQSSPFIIKGGGVKSVNQWFNKLKAHYQAKAKTSNKRFWTKRLGKLALWRECKVNDFMHKASAYVVGHCLKKGISTIVIGKNDGWKQELKLGKRTNQNFTNIPYESFIEKLAYKCALVGITLHTTEERFTSKCDHLANEPMQHHEQYLGKRVKRGLFKSSIGKSLNADINGAIGILRKVFPDAVKTLRDSGVVFTPVKISLAF, encoded by the coding sequence ATGACCTTGACTGAACGCCATATTATTAGACCCACGCACCCCATTTTTAAACGCATTAAGGACTTTTGCCATCTGTCTAAAAACCTTTACAACTACGCTAATTTTATTTTAAGAGAGCATTACTTTGCAGGTTTTAAGTTGCCTACAGCCTACGATTTAATCAATCGCTTTGTCAAAGAAAGCCAAAGAGATTACAAAGCTTTGCCTGCCCAAAGCGCGCAACAGGTATTAATGCTTTTATCTCAAAATTGGAAAAGCTATTTAAAAGCCCTTAAAGCTTACAAACTCAAGCCTTCTAGCTTTCTAGCGCGTCCAAAAATCCCTAAATTCAAACCAAAAGATGGCGTATCTATAGGGGTTTTAACAAACCAGCAAACTAGCTTTACGAAAGGACGCATGACAAAAATTAAATTCCCAAAAAAAGCTAATTTAAAAAGACTTATCACTAAAATAAACCCTCAAACTTCTAGGCTAAAGCAAGTGCGCTTAATCCCTAAAACCACTTGTTTTATCGTGGAAGTTGTCTATGAGCAAACCACGCACAAACTCCCACAAACTCATGGCATTGGCATTATGGGTATTGATCTAGGCTTGAACAACTTCGTAACTGCAATAGATAATCAAAGTAGTCCTTTTATTATCAAAGGCGGAGGGGTGAAGTCTGTCAATCAGTGGTTTAACAAACTCAAAGCCCATTATCAAGCCAAAGCCAAGACTTCAAATAAGCGCTTTTGGACAAAACGCTTAGGCAAATTAGCTCTATGGAGGGAGTGTAAAGTCAATGATTTTATGCACAAGGCGAGCGCCTATGTGGTGGGGCATTGCTTAAAAAAGGGCATTTCTACAATTGTCATCGGTAAAAATGATGGCTGGAAACAAGAGCTAAAGCTAGGTAAGAGAACCAATCAGAACTTTACTAATATCCCTTATGAATCCTTTATTGAAAAACTAGCCTACAAGTGTGCTTTGGTTGGGATAACTTTGCATACAACAGAAGAGAGATTTACGAGCAAGTGCGACCACTTGGCTAACGAACCCATGCAGCACCACGAGCAATATTTAGGTAAAAGAGTTAAACGAGGGCTATTTAAATCTAGCATAGGCAAATCCCTAAACGCCGATATTAACGGTGCAATTGGCATTTTAAGAAAAGTATTCCCTGATGCAGTGAAAACTCTAAGGGATAGCGGAGTAGTGTTTACTCCAGTAAAAATCTCGTTGGCGTTTTAA